The Pseudomonas orientalis genome contains a region encoding:
- a CDS encoding methyl-accepting chemotaxis protein: MAYDVSLASDVKANKGMDLVADSVLGAQTIAQQMASVNDSMTALESQSQLIGSIVDTIGAIATQTNLLALNAAIEAARAGVHGRGFAVVADEVRKLAGRTSLATQEITGVVRQNRELAAQAAVRVQCSRDQADVLLKLSEQAGVAMADIQLGARQVVEAIGRVTSDLD; this comes from the coding sequence ATGGCTTATGACGTGTCGTTGGCCAGCGATGTAAAAGCTAACAAAGGTATGGATCTGGTCGCGGATTCGGTGCTTGGTGCTCAAACTATTGCGCAACAGATGGCCTCAGTAAACGACAGCATGACCGCGCTTGAATCCCAGTCGCAGTTGATCGGTTCCATCGTTGACACCATCGGCGCGATTGCCACCCAGACCAACCTGTTGGCGCTTAACGCTGCCATCGAAGCGGCACGCGCTGGAGTACACGGACGAGGTTTTGCGGTGGTGGCGGATGAAGTGCGCAAACTCGCCGGCCGCACCAGTTTAGCCACGCAGGAGATTACGGGCGTGGTACGGCAAAACCGTGAATTGGCCGCTCAAGCCGCAGTGCGTGTCCAGTGCAGCAGAGACCAGGCTGACGTTTTGCTGAAATTATCCGAGCAGGCAGGCGTGGCAATGGCTGATATCCAGCTTGGTGCCAGGCAAGTCGTGGAAGCCATTGGCAGGGTCACCAGCGACCTGGATTAA
- a CDS encoding helix-turn-helix domain-containing protein, which translates to MKTADLLEYLEETSTEMTRGNIDEAMLLHFDLIMERYRSKPFFYKNLLKYDRFMVALSLIGFGYKDEQVPLSEVKAFCQKRGYMSRNSLDAYFSFLVVSGYMSVQLHVQDGRLRCFHPTDKTLRDATPIIKSYLLPSQMILPYDSWFPSLATSVDLLRIYARGFTRILESDFLLDKLLPEAKWILNRDGGHLPMLALYTDALRNGSLETGYKVSSYVELSQCLGVSKTHMQRMIKEGELQGYFKCDKRLIVLSPAFVELMRRAMSICFAITRVSMELGVAEHGVKNRSVDTCSLLRA; encoded by the coding sequence ATGAAGACAGCTGATCTGCTTGAGTATTTGGAAGAGACCAGTACCGAAATGACCCGAGGCAATATAGATGAAGCGATGCTCCTTCATTTCGATTTGATAATGGAACGCTATCGGAGCAAACCTTTTTTCTATAAAAACCTGTTGAAATATGACAGGTTCATGGTCGCGCTGTCTTTAATCGGCTTTGGCTACAAAGATGAACAAGTTCCCTTGTCCGAAGTTAAAGCTTTTTGCCAGAAACGCGGCTATATGTCTCGCAACAGTCTGGATGCCTATTTCTCCTTTCTAGTGGTCAGCGGCTATATGAGCGTTCAGCTCCATGTTCAAGATGGACGCTTGCGTTGTTTTCATCCCACGGATAAAACATTGCGCGATGCCACGCCAATCATCAAGTCATATTTATTGCCATCGCAGATGATCCTTCCTTACGACAGTTGGTTCCCGAGCTTGGCAACGTCCGTGGATTTATTACGAATCTATGCTCGGGGGTTTACCAGAATACTGGAGTCGGATTTCCTGCTTGATAAACTTTTACCTGAGGCAAAATGGATTCTTAATCGCGATGGCGGTCATTTGCCAATGCTCGCGCTGTACACGGATGCCTTGCGCAACGGGTCGCTGGAAACCGGTTACAAAGTGTCATCCTATGTGGAACTCTCGCAATGTCTTGGCGTGTCAAAAACGCACATGCAACGCATGATCAAAGAGGGCGAGTTACAGGGCTACTTCAAATGCGATAAGCGTCTGATTGTGTTGAGTCCGGCGTTTGTTGAGTTAATGAGGCGGGCCATGTCGATATGTTTCGCAATCACGCGGGTGAGTATGGAACTGGGTGTGGCTGAGCACGGGGTTAAGAATAGGTCTGTGGATACTTGCAGTTTGTTGAGGGCGTGA
- a CDS encoding DUF6124 family protein codes for MLFTVAPNATNETLITNSYETFTSVSTLLLDLSEDLNGKHRDIAMAIHQLSELGVLLIARLLDREMPCTG; via the coding sequence ATGCTATTCACCGTCGCCCCCAACGCCACCAACGAAACCCTCATCACCAACAGCTACGAAACCTTCACCAGCGTCAGCACCCTGCTGCTCGACCTGTCTGAAGACCTCAACGGCAAACACCGCGACATCGCCATGGCAATCCACCAACTGAGCGAACTGGGCGTACTGCTAATCGCCCGATTGCTCGACCGCGAAATGCCGTGTACAGGCTGA
- a CDS encoding SDR family NAD(P)-dependent oxidoreductase: MNNKRQALVTGANKGIGLAIAKGLAEAGFFVWIGARDRSRGEQAVAQLRNIGLDADLLDLDVAVEDSVYRAAAILSEQIGALDILGMCGPTSMVTRAF; encoded by the coding sequence ATGAATAACAAACGACAGGCGCTCGTCACCGGCGCAAATAAAGGCATTGGACTGGCGATTGCCAAAGGGCTTGCCGAGGCTGGGTTCTTTGTCTGGATCGGCGCTCGCGATCGGAGCCGTGGCGAGCAGGCCGTTGCCCAGTTACGTAATATCGGGCTCGATGCAGACCTCTTGGATCTCGACGTTGCGGTCGAAGACAGTGTGTATCGAGCTGCAGCGATTCTGTCCGAGCAAATCGGTGCGCTGGATATCCTGGGCATGTGCGGACCGACCTCAATGGTAACTCGGGCATTTTGA
- a CDS encoding nuclear transport factor 2 family protein, giving the protein MTYSPEILARLAAESAIHRLHATYIHRLDSGDFSGVAEVLQHAVIHVLGNEASSVEGLLGFFETGLQIHADATPRTWHSITNVLIDVGPSGDKASSASYYTVHQQLDGFPLQPICAGKYIDQFELHDGEWRFTRREVTLRFAGDLRHHVQGAQSDAVAQTS; this is encoded by the coding sequence ATGACCTACTCACCAGAAATACTCGCACGTCTCGCCGCCGAGAGCGCCATTCACCGCCTTCACGCCACCTATATCCATCGTCTTGATAGCGGAGATTTCTCGGGTGTCGCCGAGGTGCTTCAGCATGCGGTGATTCATGTGCTTGGCAACGAGGCCTCGTCGGTTGAAGGGCTGTTGGGTTTCTTCGAGACGGGCCTACAGATACATGCCGATGCCACGCCCCGCACGTGGCATTCGATCACCAATGTGCTGATTGATGTCGGTCCTTCGGGCGATAAAGCGAGTTCTGCGAGTTACTACACCGTGCATCAGCAACTCGACGGCTTTCCATTGCAGCCTATCTGCGCCGGCAAGTACATCGACCAGTTCGAGCTGCATGATGGGGAATGGCGGTTCACTCGTCGTGAGGTGACCTTGCGGTTTGCCGGCGACCTACGGCACCACGTCCAGGGGGCTCAAAGTGATGCGGTAGCCCAGACCTCCTGA
- a CDS encoding SDR family NAD(P)-dependent oxidoreductase encodes MQFQDKVVLVTGGSSGLGLAIAQELAGQGATVVITGRRQEQLDEALSKLGERASAVVADVSVIADLAVLFDAIKTRHGRIDVLVANAGMGEIAPLGSITEAYFDRVFNTNVKGVTFTVQGALPLMGKGSSIIIIGSTASIDPGPGLSVYGATKAALRTLVRSWTLDIKGSGVRINLLSPGPVDTPSLRHMLAEHAEAVIESLSEKSTIGRIGQAHEIGAAVAFLASDAASYINGVELFADGGASQS; translated from the coding sequence ATGCAGTTTCAAGACAAAGTCGTTCTCGTCACCGGAGGATCCTCGGGATTGGGCCTTGCCATCGCCCAAGAACTGGCGGGGCAGGGGGCCACAGTGGTGATTACCGGGCGTCGGCAGGAGCAACTGGACGAGGCATTATCGAAGCTCGGGGAGCGGGCCAGCGCAGTGGTCGCGGACGTTTCGGTAATAGCCGACCTCGCTGTGCTGTTTGATGCAATCAAGACCCGCCATGGTCGAATCGATGTGCTCGTCGCCAATGCAGGTATGGGCGAGATCGCTCCGCTCGGCAGCATCACAGAGGCCTACTTCGACCGCGTGTTCAACACCAACGTCAAGGGTGTGACCTTCACCGTTCAGGGAGCGCTGCCGCTCATGGGCAAGGGCAGCAGCATTATCATCATCGGCTCCACAGCCTCCATTGATCCCGGTCCTGGCCTGAGCGTATACGGTGCAACCAAAGCTGCACTGCGCACGCTGGTCAGAAGCTGGACGCTCGATATCAAAGGCAGCGGGGTGCGTATCAACCTCTTGAGTCCGGGCCCCGTGGATACCCCATCACTGCGTCATATGCTCGCGGAACACGCTGAGGCGGTGATCGAGTCCTTGAGTGAAAAAAGCACCATCGGACGTATCGGCCAAGCTCATGAGATTGGCGCTGCCGTGGCCTTCCTGGCCAGTGACGCCGCCAGCTATATCAACGGTGTCGAACTGTTCGCGGATGGCGGAGCGTCGCAATCCTAG
- a CDS encoding TetR/AcrR family transcriptional regulator, with translation MTDKIRQRRPAFDREAGVAIAQAMFHEHGFDAVSLTDLVEAMDIKPPSFYAAYGSKAELFEKAMQRYAREHALPLDKLLAPHRPVPEALAALLVAAAKQYGKDSVLRGCMITEGMRADDELARQMAQTLADGGIKVIRDYLDQALPEKAQCLTDYLSITLRGLSSAACNGMPRKRLIEAAQTAGRFIAHELDKEQQMTR, from the coding sequence ATGACCGACAAAATCCGCCAACGCCGCCCTGCCTTCGACAGAGAGGCTGGAGTCGCCATCGCCCAAGCCATGTTCCACGAACACGGCTTCGACGCGGTGAGCCTCACCGATCTGGTCGAAGCCATGGATATCAAGCCGCCCAGCTTCTATGCCGCGTATGGCAGCAAGGCTGAGTTGTTCGAGAAGGCCATGCAGCGCTATGCCCGCGAGCACGCTTTACCGTTGGACAAACTGCTAGCGCCGCACCGGCCAGTGCCTGAAGCACTCGCCGCCTTGCTGGTCGCGGCGGCGAAGCAGTATGGAAAGGACAGTGTTCTGCGAGGCTGTATGATCACTGAGGGCATGCGCGCGGACGACGAGTTGGCCCGCCAGATGGCGCAAACGTTGGCGGACGGAGGAATCAAAGTAATTCGGGATTATCTTGATCAGGCACTGCCTGAAAAAGCCCAATGCCTTACCGACTACCTTTCGATTACCCTGCGCGGGCTATCCTCTGCGGCGTGTAACGGAATGCCGCGTAAAAGGCTGATCGAGGCCGCGCAGACGGCGGGCCGGTTCATTGCTCATGAGCTGGATAAAGAGCAGCAAATGACCCGTTAG
- a CDS encoding LysR substrate-binding domain-containing protein produces MGTTIATHLVIPALAAFNAHYPNIQIEIDASDRTADLASENIDCVIRGGDLRDSSLIARRLGSVEFVTYAAPAYLAAREPLCHPSRAPIPFRWCTCPIGI; encoded by the coding sequence ATGGGCACGACCATTGCCACGCACCTGGTGATACCGGCACTGGCAGCCTTCAACGCCCACTACCCCAACATCCAGATCGAAATAGATGCCAGCGACCGCACCGCAGACCTGGCAAGCGAAAACATCGACTGTGTCATTCGCGGCGGTGATCTTCGCGACTCCTCCCTGATCGCCCGTCGCTTGGGCAGCGTGGAATTCGTCACCTATGCGGCCCCTGCCTACCTCGCTGCGCGCGAACCGCTCTGCCATCCCTCGCGCGCGCCAATACCCTTTCGGTGGTGTACATGCCCAATCGGCATCTGA
- a CDS encoding glucose 1-dehydrogenase — protein sequence MKLEGKIAVVTGASKGIGAGIAKALSAQGATVIVNYASSQIEAGAVVAHITEQGGSAYALQADMSIGADVVRLFDTVRAEHGTLDILVNNAGLAVFQMIDDLTEEAFHKQFNLNVLGYLLAVREAVKLLGASGSIINISSILSTDPYLASSVYSATKGAVDTLTFALARELGVRGIRVNSILPGHTNTPGTHGNFAGELGEKLLAGTPLGRFGEPEDIAALAVFLASEDSHWITGESIRASGGVRGVGY from the coding sequence ATGAAACTCGAAGGAAAAATCGCGGTAGTCACAGGCGCCTCCAAAGGCATCGGCGCGGGCATTGCCAAGGCACTCAGCGCTCAGGGTGCGACAGTCATCGTCAATTACGCATCCAGCCAGATCGAGGCCGGGGCCGTAGTCGCACACATCACCGAGCAGGGAGGCAGCGCCTATGCCTTACAGGCCGACATGAGTATAGGCGCCGATGTCGTGCGTCTGTTCGATACCGTAAGGGCTGAGCATGGAACCCTGGATATTCTCGTCAACAACGCGGGCTTGGCGGTGTTCCAGATGATCGATGACCTCACCGAAGAGGCCTTCCACAAACAGTTCAATCTCAACGTGCTGGGCTATCTGCTGGCAGTGCGCGAGGCGGTCAAGCTGCTAGGAGCGAGTGGGAGCATCATCAATATCAGTTCCATCCTCAGCACCGACCCCTACCTGGCCTCCAGCGTCTACTCGGCCACCAAGGGGGCCGTCGATACCTTGACCTTTGCTTTGGCGCGCGAGTTGGGCGTACGGGGCATCCGGGTCAATTCCATCCTGCCAGGGCATACCAATACGCCAGGTACCCACGGTAACTTTGCCGGAGAATTGGGCGAGAAGCTGCTGGCAGGAACGCCGCTAGGGCGCTTCGGTGAGCCGGAAGATATCGCTGCGCTTGCCGTCTTCCTCGCATCCGAGGATTCGCATTGGATCACCGGAGAGTCCATTCGCGCTTCGGGCGGCGTGCGCGGGGTTGGTTACTGA
- a CDS encoding AraC family transcriptional regulator has translation MAELRSIVMRAHDKWTDTGLPRVQMVRAEACADQVYQPMLHLVLQGQKTLSIGDAVSRYVEGSYFLVPVDVPATGQIHSAATDQPYLAVSLTLDPVVISTLLFEDPSTAKPSRGSCFEPVQAPAEMIDAWLRMLRLMDHPHEAAVLGPMAEREILFRALQGPLGGVLRDVARPEGRLAQIRRATLWIREHYTEPFRVEPLAMMADMSVAAFYRHFKSVTAMTPIQYQKRLRLLRARWLLLFDTRDATSIAYTMGYESASQFSREYARLFGLPPARDAARFKLPPAA, from the coding sequence ATGGCAGAACTGCGCAGCATCGTGATGCGCGCACACGATAAATGGACCGATACGGGATTGCCACGCGTGCAAATGGTCCGCGCCGAGGCATGCGCCGACCAGGTCTATCAGCCCATGCTGCATTTGGTGCTTCAGGGGCAAAAGACGCTGTCGATAGGGGATGCCGTATCTCGATACGTGGAGGGCAGCTATTTTCTGGTACCCGTGGATGTACCCGCGACGGGGCAGATTCACAGTGCCGCCACCGACCAACCCTATCTCGCTGTCAGCCTCACCCTAGATCCGGTGGTGATCTCGACGCTATTGTTTGAAGACCCCAGCACCGCCAAGCCCTCCAGAGGCTCCTGCTTTGAACCTGTGCAGGCACCGGCCGAGATGATCGATGCCTGGTTGCGCATGCTGCGCTTGATGGATCACCCCCATGAGGCTGCGGTTCTGGGTCCCATGGCCGAGCGCGAGATCCTGTTCCGCGCATTGCAGGGCCCCCTGGGCGGGGTGCTGCGAGACGTTGCGCGTCCGGAGGGTCGACTGGCGCAAATCCGACGGGCGACCCTGTGGATCCGCGAACATTACACAGAGCCATTTCGCGTGGAGCCGCTGGCTATGATGGCGGATATGAGCGTGGCGGCCTTCTACCGCCATTTCAAGTCGGTGACCGCCATGACGCCCATCCAATACCAGAAGCGCCTGCGTTTGCTGAGGGCACGCTGGTTGCTGCTGTTCGACACGCGAGATGCCACCTCGATTGCCTACACCATGGGCTACGAGAGCGCTTCGCAATTCAGCCGCGAATACGCACGGCTTTTTGGTCTGCCGCCGGCGCGCGATGCAGCAAGATTCAAACTGCCGCCCGCGGCCTAG
- a CDS encoding saccharopine dehydrogenase family protein yields MNTLLIYGATGYTGRMAAHRAKALGLPFEIGGRNRQALVDFADQLEVPYRVFEADADAARSLSGISVLLNFAGPFAHTAPALMAACIVAKVDYLDITAEINIYRLAEQLSMQAATAGVMLLPGVGWDVVPTDSLAAHVAQRVTNPLALSIALQVPGSMSRGSAMSVGEIIGAGVLARIDGVLISTPDAQPRHFDFGDGEALCVPLSFGDLVTGWHTTRIPNIAMFVHISGDAFPEGDLSLLPDGPSAQERDAHRARAVVEVIAEDGSRVCSRIETVNGYSYTPLAAIEAARRVLDGDRRSGFATPVGVFGNRFAESIPGTIITDL; encoded by the coding sequence ATGAACACACTTCTGATTTATGGCGCCACGGGCTATACCGGCCGCATGGCTGCCCATCGGGCCAAGGCACTGGGTCTGCCTTTCGAAATAGGCGGTCGCAATCGCCAGGCTCTGGTCGATTTCGCCGATCAGCTTGAAGTGCCTTATCGCGTGTTCGAGGCAGACGCCGATGCTGCGCGTTCGCTGTCGGGCATCAGTGTGCTGCTGAACTTCGCAGGCCCCTTTGCGCATACGGCTCCAGCTCTGATGGCAGCGTGCATCGTAGCCAAGGTCGACTACCTGGATATCACCGCAGAGATCAATATTTATCGGCTGGCCGAGCAATTAAGCATGCAAGCCGCCACGGCAGGAGTGATGCTGTTGCCCGGCGTTGGCTGGGATGTTGTTCCCACTGATAGCCTCGCGGCGCACGTTGCCCAGCGCGTCACGAATCCCCTGGCGTTGAGCATCGCACTCCAGGTACCGGGATCGATGTCCCGGGGGTCGGCGATGAGCGTTGGCGAGATCATCGGCGCGGGTGTGCTGGCGCGAATCGATGGCGTACTGATCTCGACCCCGGACGCCCAGCCACGCCATTTTGATTTTGGTGACGGCGAGGCCTTGTGTGTGCCGTTGTCATTCGGCGATTTGGTGACCGGTTGGCATACGACACGGATACCGAACATCGCGATGTTTGTGCATATCTCCGGTGATGCGTTTCCTGAGGGTGATTTGTCACTGCTGCCCGATGGTCCCAGTGCTCAGGAGCGTGATGCCCATCGAGCCCGCGCTGTGGTCGAGGTGATAGCGGAAGATGGCAGCAGGGTGTGTTCGAGGATCGAGACGGTAAACGGATATTCCTACACACCGCTGGCGGCCATCGAGGCGGCGCGGCGCGTTCTGGACGGTGACCGACGCTCCGGCTTTGCAACGCCCGTAGGCGTTTTTGGTAACAGGTTCGCCGAGAGCATTCCCGGAACGATCATCACCGATCTCTAG
- a CDS encoding VOC family protein: MLDHIFLSVSDIARSIAFYEAALAPLGITARLDYDGLDGPPGHPDLKGFGANGRMFFWLRNGVVEGRALHVGFVAHSKAEVEAAYAAALNNGGDDNGAPGARLHYDPDYYAANVLDPDGYSLEFVFKNWQHVQ; the protein is encoded by the coding sequence ATGCTGGATCATATTTTCCTGTCGGTCAGCGACATTGCACGCTCTATAGCTTTTTACGAAGCGGCGCTCGCGCCGTTGGGCATCACAGCTCGATTGGACTACGACGGCTTGGATGGCCCGCCCGGGCATCCTGACCTGAAGGGGTTTGGCGCCAATGGGCGGATGTTCTTCTGGTTGCGCAACGGCGTCGTCGAAGGGCGGGCGCTGCATGTGGGGTTCGTCGCACACAGTAAGGCCGAGGTTGAAGCCGCCTATGCTGCGGCGCTAAACAATGGCGGTGACGACAACGGCGCACCTGGCGCGCGTTTGCACTACGATCCCGATTACTACGCCGCCAATGTGCTGGACCCGGACGGGTACAGCTTGGAATTCGTCTTCAAGAACTGGCAGCACGTCCAATGA
- a CDS encoding SDR family NAD(P)-dependent oxidoreductase, with product MSVIVITGGSRGIGASAAEHVAQRGMGVILTYNAHPEAAQAVVQRIEQAGGKAVALKLDVADVSSFQGFRSSVTTVIQEVWGTTVLAGLVNNAGYGLLNPLESATEAQFDGLFNVHLKGPFFLTQALLPLLGEHASIVNLTSATTRVATAGVAPYAAFKGGLEVLTRYMAKEFGERRIRANAVSPGAIRTELGGGLNDEFEDLLAGQTALGRVGEPEDVARVIAMLLSQEGAWINAQSIEVAGGYII from the coding sequence ATGAGCGTAATCGTCATCACAGGTGGCAGCCGCGGTATAGGTGCCAGTGCAGCGGAACACGTAGCGCAACGCGGCATGGGCGTCATCCTCACCTACAACGCTCACCCAGAGGCTGCGCAGGCGGTCGTACAGCGCATCGAGCAGGCGGGCGGTAAAGCCGTTGCGCTCAAACTCGATGTTGCCGACGTTTCCAGCTTCCAGGGTTTTCGCAGCAGTGTGACCACGGTCATTCAGGAAGTCTGGGGCACGACAGTGCTCGCAGGCTTGGTGAACAACGCGGGCTACGGTCTGCTCAATCCGCTGGAGTCAGCCACCGAGGCGCAGTTTGACGGCCTCTTTAATGTTCACCTCAAAGGGCCATTCTTCCTGACTCAGGCGTTGCTGCCACTGCTGGGAGAGCACGCGAGCATTGTCAATCTGACCAGCGCCACGACCCGCGTGGCCACCGCCGGGGTAGCGCCTTATGCAGCCTTCAAGGGCGGGCTGGAGGTGCTCACCCGGTACATGGCCAAGGAGTTCGGCGAGCGCCGTATCCGCGCCAATGCGGTTTCCCCAGGTGCGATTCGTACCGAGTTGGGCGGTGGGCTCAACGATGAGTTCGAAGACCTGCTGGCCGGGCAGACGGCACTTGGCCGGGTGGGTGAGCCCGAAGATGTTGCACGGGTCATCGCCATGCTGCTGTCGCAAGAAGGCGCCTGGATCAACGCTCAAAGCATCGAAGTCGCTGGCGGCTACATTATCTGA